Proteins encoded by one window of Macaca fascicularis isolate 582-1 chromosome 10, T2T-MFA8v1.1:
- the SLC25A1 gene encoding tricarboxylate transport protein, mitochondrial isoform X2, whose amino-acid sequence MFEFLSNHMRDAQGRLDSTRGLLCGLGAGVAEAVVVVCPMETIKVKFIHDQTSPNPKYRGFFHGVREIVREQGLKGTYQGLTATVLKQGSNQAIRFFVMTSLRNWYRGDNPNKPMNPLITGVFGAIAGAASVFGNTPLDVIKTRMQGLEAHKYRNTWDCGLQILRKEGLKAFYKGTVPRLGRVCLDVAIVFIIYDEVVKLLNKVWKTD is encoded by the exons GACGGCTGGACAGCACACGCGGGCTGCTGTGTGGCCTAGGCGCCGGCGTGGCCGAGGCCGTGGTGGTCGTGTGCCCCATGGAGACCATCAAG GTGAAGTTCATCCACGACCAGACTTCTCCAAACCCCAAGTACAGAGGATTCTTCCACGGGGTTAGGGAGATTGTGCGGGAACAAG GGCTGAAGGGGACGTACCAGGGCCTCACAGCCACCGTCCTGAAGCAGGGCTCGAACCAGGCCATCCGCTTCTTCGTCATGACCTCCCTGCGCAACTGGTACCGAG GGGACAACCCCAACAAGCCCATGAACCCTCTGATCACTGGGGTCTTCGGAGCTATTGCAGGCGCAGCCAGTGTCTTTGGAAACACTCCTCTGGATGTTATTAAGACCCGGATGCAG GGCCTGGAGGCACACAAATACCGGAACACGTGGGACTGTGGCTTGCAGATCCTGAGGAAGGAGGGGCTCAAGGC aTTCTACAAGGGCACTGTCCCGCGCCTGGGCCGGGTCTGCCTGGATGTGGCCATAGTGTTTATCATCTATGATGAAGTGGTGAAGCTGCTCAACAAAGTGTGGAAGACAGACTAA
- the GSC2 gene encoding homeobox protein goosecoid-2 — MAAAAGAPGRPCPFSIEHILSSLPERSLPARAACPPQPAGGQSPTEPEEPGAPEAAPCACCCCCSPRAGPCGSPEAAAGLNARLAWPLRLGPAVPLSLGAPAGGSRALPGPVGPGSQRRTRRHRTIFSEEQLQALEALFVQNQYPDVSTRERLAGRIRLREERVEVWFKNRRAKWRHQKRASASARLLPGVKKSFKGSC; from the exons ATGGCGGCAGCGGCGGGGGCCCCCGGGCGGCCCTGCCCCTTCTCCATCGAgcacatcctctccagcctgCCCGAGCGGAGCCTCCCGGCCCGGGCCGCCTGCCCACCGCAGCCCGCCGGTGGCCAGAGCCCCACCGAACCAGAGGAGCCCGGGGCGCCAGAGGCTGCGCCCTGCGCCTGCTGTTGCTGCTGCAGCCCCCGCGCGGGGCCCTGCGGGTCCCCAGAGGCGGCAGCCGGGCTGA ACGCTCGTCTGGCGTGGCCGCTGAGGCTGGGACCCGCGGTGCCCTTGTCCCTTGGTGCGCCAGCTGGAGGTTCCCGGGCGCTCCCGGGCCCGGTCGGCCCGGGTTCGCAGCGGCGCACGCGGCGCCACCGCACCATCTTCAGCGAGGAGCAGTTGCAGGCGCTCGAGGCGCTCTTCGTGCAGAACCAGTATCCTGACGTGAGCACGCGCGAGCGCCTGGCCGGCCGCATCCGCCTTCGCGAGGAGCGCGTGGAG GTCTGGTTCAAGAACCGCCGGGCCAAATGGCGACACCAGAAGCGCGCGTCGGCTTCCGCGAGGCTCCTGCCCGGCGTCAAGAAGTCCTTCAAGGGGAGCTGCTGA